The genomic window AGAATGGCGTGTCGTTGTGACGTTTTGGTTTGTGGGCTTACTTTGTGCAGGATTAGGAATTTATATCGGGGTGTGGATGTAATTGAAAACAATCACGAAATTTCAACATAAAAAAGTCTTAGTTCTTGGATTAGCTAAAAGCGGGGTAAGTGCAGCCTCGCTTTTACATAACCTTGGAGCGTTTGTAACGGTAAATGATCGAAAACCATTAAGTGAAAATCCAGAGGCACAAAATTTATTAGAGCAAGGAATTAAAGTGATTTGTGGGTGTCATCCGATAGAATTATTGGACGAAGGGTTTGAGTTTATCGTAAAAAACCCGGGAATTCCATATTCAAATCCTTTGGTGGATGGGGCAATCAAAAAGGGAATTCCTATTTATACAGAAGTGGAATTAGCTTATTTAATATCTGATGCTCCTATTATTGGCATCACAGGAACAAATGGGAAGACGACGACCACCACGCTAATTCATGAAATATTAACAACGGATCAACAAGATGCACTCATTGCAGGGAATATTGGAAAAGTTGCATCACAGGTTGTGCAAGAGGCGAAAGAAGATTCGGTTGTCGTTATGGAACTGTCTTCATTCCAATTAATGGGAGTTGACGAGTTCTGTCCACATATTGCAGTTTGGACCAATTTATATGATGCTCATCTTGATTATCATGGGACAAAAGAAGAATATGCAAAAGCAAAAGCAAATATGATAAAAAAACAAACACCAGAAGATTTTCTCATTGTGAATGGGGACCAAGAAGAGCTAATAGAACTAATTTCTCCTTCTAAAGCGCAAAAGATTTATTTTTCGACGAAGAAAAAGGATGAAGATGGTGCTTATGTGGAAAATGGTGAACTATACTTTCAAGGCGAAAAGATTATGAAAGTAAGCGATATTGTTCTTCCAGGAGCTCATAATTTAGAGAATATTTTAGCGGCTGTTGCAGCGGTGAAATTATCTGGTGTTCGAAATGAATCGATTCGGAAAGTGTTAACTAGTTTTTCCGGAGTAAAACATCGGACCCAATTTGTTCGGGAACTTCACGGTCGAAAATTTTATAATGATTCCAAGGCTACGAATACATTAGCGACTAAAGTAGCTTTATCCGCCTTCTGTCAACCAACTATTTTGCTTGCTGGAGGGTTAGATCGGGGAAATGGTTTTGATGATTTAATTCCTTATTTTGATCATGTCAAGGCACTCATTACATTTGGTGAAACGGCTCCAAAATTGATCGAAACAGCGAAACGGGCGGGATTAAAAATAATTCAACATGTCGATACTGTAGAACAGGCTGTACCAGAGGCATTTAAGCATTCGGAAGCTGGGGACATCATCTTATTATCTCCAGCCTGTGCAAGTTGGGATCAATTTAAAACTTTTGAACAACGTGGTGATATTTTTATTGATGCTGTGCATAAACTGGATTAAGAGCTTGTCTTTTTCAGTTTGAACAGATGTTTCACCAAGAACAACACCTTTAGAGAGGGTAAATCCTGTTCGTGCTTAGATGGCTCTAATAAAGTTATCTGAGGTGTTGATATTGCCTTATAAAAAATCTACTCCAGATTTTATCCTAATCTTTTTAACGCTTGGACTATTAGCAATTGGCTTAATTATGGTCTATAGTGCGAGTGCTATTTGGGCCGATTATAAATTCGATGATTCGTTCTTCTTTGCAAAAAGGCAATTGTTTTTTGCGGGAGTGGGAGTGATCGCAATGTTTATGATTATGAATATGGAGTATTGGACGTGGCGATCTTGGGCGAAAGTCATCATGATTATTTGTTTTTGTTTATTGATCTTAGTTTTAATTCCTGGGATTGGTATGGTGAGAAATGGCTCTCGTAGTTGGATTGGGGTCGGTGCTTTCTCCATTCAACCTTCCGAGTTCATGAAACTGGCCATGATTGTTTTTTTAGCGAAGTATTTATCTGAACGTCAGAAATATATCACTTCCTTCAAGAAAGGACTACTTCCGACACTTGGGATTGTTTTTTCAGCTTTTGGGATCATCATGCTTCAACCGGATTTAGGAACAGGAACTGTAATGGTTGGAACCTGTATTATTATGATTTTTATTTCAGGGGCAAGAATCAGTCATTTCGTTGGTCTAGGTTTAATCGGTGTTCTTGGTTTTGTTGGACTCGTCATATCGGCTCCATACCGTATTAAAAGGATTACCTCTTTTTTGGATCCTTGGTCTGACCCGCTGGGAAGTGGTTTCCAAATTATCCAATCATTATATGCCATCGGGCCAGGTGGATTATTTGGACTAGGTCTTGGTGAGAGTCGGCAAAAATTCTTTTACCTACCTGAGCCACAAACTGATTTTATTTTTGCCATCCTAGCCGAAGAACTTGGATTTATAGGTGGAAGTGTTGTCCTATTATTATTTGCACTGCTTTTATGGAGGGGCATACGAATTGCCTTAGGAGCTCCAGATCTTTATGGAAGTTTCCTTGCTGTTGGAATTATCTCGATGGTTGCCATACAAGTAATGATTAATATTGGGGTTGTGACAGGCCTAATACCAGTAACAGGGATCACATTGCCATTCCTTAGCTATGGGGGGTCGTCGTTAACACTCATGCTCATGGCGATGGGAGTCCTATTAAATGTAAGTAGATATTCAAGATATTAAAGGGAAGAGGGGTCTTTTTAAAGGATCCCTCTTGTTATTTTGTTGTGGACTTTTTAAAGTTTTGAGTCCTTTGTTGCTACAACTAATAGTGTGTTTTTGGGATTCATAGAATCATCATTTTTTCAAAGAATAGAATATCCTCTAAAATATAAGATGGTAAATGCAAATATTTGCTTCATTATTCATATTGATTTACTATGGAGGATAATGGATTATGTTTTCCATGTAACAATTATAAGATATTTTAAAGACATTTTTTATGTTTCGATTAAATTCACATAATGACATTAACCAAATCGCTAGAATATAGTATTATAGGATATTGAGATCAGATTTTTTGTGCGTTTTTACATATATGGAGATTGAATTTGAGGTGAGTATATAGATGAAAATTGTCGTCAGTGGTGGCGGTACAGGTGGTCATATTTATCCTGCCCTTGCTTTAATAAGAACGATCCAAAAAAAACATCCTAACACGTCCTTTTTGTATATCGGCACAGAAAAGGGGCTAGAGGCAAACCTAGTTCCACGAGAGGGAGTTCCCTTTCGTTCCATTCATATTACAGGTTTTAAACGCTCTCTCTCCTTTGAAAATGTGAAAACTGTTTTGCGATTTATTAAAGGGGTAAAGAAATGCAAGAAGATGTTAAAGGAATTCAAGCCCGATGTCGTCATTGGGACTGGAGGATATGTTTGCGGTCCAGTTGTGTATGCAGCTGCTAAGTTAAAAATCCCAACGATTGTACATGAACAAAATAGTGTTCCTGGGTTAACGAATAAATTTTTAAGCCGCTACGTCAACAAAGTGGCTATTTGTTTTGAATCTGCTAAGGAGTTTTTTCCAAAAGAAAAAATTGTCTTAACAGGTAACCCCCGAGCTTCGGAAGTAGCACATACAAAAAAGACCGGGATTTTAACCTCATTCGGATTAAAAGAAAATGTACCGACCGTATTAATTTTTGGTGGAAGCCGTGGTGCCCGTCCAATTAATGAAGCGGTAGTAAAATCATTAATGAACTTTTCGAAAAAACCATATCAAGTTATTTATGTAACAGGAGATGTCCACTTTAATGAAGTTCAAAAAGAAGTAGAACTTGCAGGAACGCCCCAAAATGTTGTAATTCAACCTTTTATTCACAATATGCCAGAAGTACTAGCTGAAATGGATCTGGTGATTTCAAGGGCAGGTGCGACTACACTTGCAGAATTGACAGCATTGGGAATTCCGAGTATCTTAGTACCTAGCCCTTATGTAACGAATAATCATCAAGAGAAAAATGCAAGAACATTAACTGATAAGGGTGCGGCTGTTATGATGATTGAAAAGGAACTAACACCTCAAAAATTAGTTACTGAACTAGATCAAGTCCTAATGGATAAAGAAAAATTACTCTCCATGAAAGAAGCGTCATTTAAACTTGGGATTCGAGATGCTTCTGAACGTCTTTTTTCACTTATGAATGAATTAGTGAAAAAAGCTTAATTTATTTCTGAAAGAAATTTGGTTGATACGTATTAGAATAATCGATCTTCTCTTTTAGACACATCTTTTGGTAGAAATAGGATAATAATCATGTTAATTTTTCGTTTTCACTGTTTTTTTCTTACTATAGAATAGTTATAGTAAAATGCATTTTTAATAAAGCGGCATGATATTTCGTGCCGTTCTACTTTTCGCTAATAACGAGTGCTTTAAGCTCGTAGTCGGGAGGTAAGGAATGGAAAAGGGGAAAGTAGTTTCTATAGAGGACCGAATACCAAAATTAAAGCAACAGAAAAAAAAGAAAACAAATAGACGTCTTTTGCTGTTGTTATCCATTTTTTTTCTTTTGATCCTTACCGTTGTGTACTTTCAATCTCCACTTAGCCATATTAGAAAAATATCTGTCAGTGGAAATGTGATGATTCCGAAAGATGCCATCATTAAAATTACCGGGATCAAAAAAGGGATGAGTATTTGGGAATTAGATCGAGAGGTAATTGAAAGTCAACTGAAAGAAAAACATGAAATTCGTGATGCAAAAGTGAAGGTCTCTTTCCCAAATTCGGTCAAAATTATCGTCCGAGAACAAAAGCGTTTAGCCTATATTTCAGATGGGACAAGTTTCCGACCAGTGCTTGAAAATGGAAAAGTTGTAGACCATCCAGTTTCTACCATTTCAGTACAAGCTCCTGTTCTGTATTCTTTTAAAAACGGGAAAATATTAAAGGAAATGATGACTTCATTAAATCAAATTCCGACTGAAATTGTAAATGCGATCTCGGAAATACATTACTCCCCTAAAAAGACGGACAAATATCATATTAAACTCTATATGAACGATGGATTTGAAGTCACGGCAACTTTACGCACTTTCGCTGAAAAGATGATTTATTACCCTTCTATCATTAGCCAACTTGATCCACATGTGAAGGGGGTTATCGATTTAGAGGTAGGGTCCTATTTTAAAGCGTATGAAGTGGAAGGAGATTCACAGAATGAAGAATGACCAAAAGAAGGGCAATAAAGTCTTTCTTTCCTTGGTGACCTTTGTATTAGGCTTCATGCTTGCTTATTCCTATAACATAGCAAAAGAAGAAGAGAACTTCGATGAAAAAAACAGAAAAGATTTTGAGTGGAAAGAAGAAAATCAGTTGAGAAATCAACTTATAAATCAACAGGAAAAAAATAGCGCCCTACAAGAAGAATTATATGGGAAACAAGAGAAGGTCCGCGACTATGAACAAAAATTATCGCATGAGAAGGAAATCTTTTTTAACTTAGCAGAAGATGCAGATAAATATCGGATGTATCTCGGTAAGGTGAAAGTAAAAGGAAGAGGAATAAAGGTTACACTTGAGGATGAGGAATATAATCCCAATGTAGATAATGTAAATAAATACATCGTCCATGAACAACATATTTTTAAAGTGGTAAATGAACTCAAAATTTCGGGTGCATCAGCTATTGCCATTAATGGACAGCGATTAAAACATAACTCTTACATCATTTGCAATGGGCCAGTCATTACAATTGACGGGAATGAATATCCCGCTCCTTTCGAAATTTCAGCAATTGGTGATCCAGATGTGATGGAATCAGCTTTAAATATTGTTGGAGGGGTAAAGGATCAACTAGTAAATGATCATATCGTTTTTACAATGGAAAAGAAATCTGAACTTGTTTTCAAACCGATTGTCGGGGAAAGACAAAGATAAAGGATGATTGGCTGGAGGAAATGAGGTGAAAAAGAAAAAAACGATCATAAGTTTTACCATTATTACTTTAATCATCGGCTTTATGTTGGCCATACTGTATCAGTCTGTTCAATCTTATCAAGAAAAAAGAGATACTCGCGACATTTGGGAGCTTCGTGAGGAACTGACAAAGGAAAAGCAAAATCAATCGAATCTGTTAAACGAAATAAGATCCATTGAAGCAAAACTAAAAAAATACGAACACCAGGAAAAGGAGAGTGGAGAAGAGATTTTGCGGGAGACATTAGCTGAATTAAAAAAGGAAACGGGATTAACAGAAGTAAAGGGTCCCGGAATTATTATTTCGGTTGAACCAGTAGAAGAGGAAATTTTACTTGGAAAGAAAATAGAAGACATTTCCCCATCGCTTTTAACACGGTTAGTCAATGAGTTGAATATGTACGAAGCTGAATATATTTCGATTGCTGGCGAGCGGATTGTTAACTCAACAGTTATCCGCGACATCAATGGGGAAACGAAAATCAACGGGGAGTCAATTGGTACAGGACCTTTTAAAGTTCATGTCATTGTGAAGGATGCGAAAAAGGCGGAACGTTTATATAATCATATGAAGGTGTCAAAATCGGTCGATGAGTTTTTTGTTGAAAATTTCCGGGTAAATATTTCTGAACCTAATCCTGAAGTTGTCATCCCTGCTTATTCTAAATCGATTCGAATAAAAGAGATGCAACCAGTGAAAGAGTAAAAGGAAGATAGGTGCTAATATGTGGTTACCCATATTAAGTTTGATCATTGGAGTATTAGTCGGCTTGTTTTCGAATTATACGATTCCAACAGAATATTCTAACTACCTTTCCATTGCAGTATTAGCTGCATTAGATACATTGTTTGGTGGAATTCGTGCTTATTTGCAGAATATTTATGACCAGAAAGTGTTTGTTTCCGGGTTTTTCTTTAATATAATGTTAGCAGCAAGTTTAGCTTTTCTAGGGGTTCATCTTGGTGTAGACTTGTATCTAGCAGCGATTTTTGCGTTTGGCGTACGATTATTTCAAAATATTGCTGTCATTAGACGGATATTATTATCAAAGTGGACAGAAAATCAAGAAAAAAGCTAAAAAAGTTGATTTTTTTAAAGGAAATATAGTGAAAATGCCGAATAAACTTATTTAGATAATGAACTTTATGAACGAATGTGGATTGTTGTTCAAAATGAATTGCCCATTAAAGGAGGTGCCATAGAATGAACAGCAATGAGATTTTTGTTAGTCTTGACATCGGTACATCCACTGTCAAAGTAATCATTGGGGAAATGGTCAATGATGTTTTAAATATTATCGGTGTTGGGAATGTGAAGTCAGAAGGGATTCGCAAAGGTTCTGTTGTTGATATAGATGAAACTGTACAATCCATTCAAAAAGCAATTGAACAAGCGGAACGCATGGTAGGAATGGAAATTAAGCAAGTGATTGTCGGAATTGCTGGGAACCATGCTATGCTTCAGCCTTGTAATGGTGTCGTAGCAGTTTCTAGTGAAAATAAGGAGATAACAGATGATGATGTGGCACGGGTAATGGATGCGTGTCAAGTTATTTCAATTCCACAGGATAGGGAAATCATTAATATCATTCCAAAACAATTTATAGTCGATGGACTTGATGAAATCAATGATCCTAGGGGAATGATCGGGGTTCGTCTTGAAATGGAAGGAATTCTTATCACAGGGTTGAAAACAATGTTACATAACACATTGCGATGCGTAGAAAGGGCTGGATTGGAGATAACGGAAATTGTATTCCAGCCTTTGGCAGCAGGGACTGTCGCGTTATCAAAAGATGAGAAAAATTTAGGATCGGCCCTTATTGATATTGGTGGCGGATCGACCACTGTTACAGTATTTGAACATGGTTTTATCAAGGCTGCAACTGTTTTGCCTGTAGGCGGAGACCATCTTACAAAAGATTTGTCAATTGGACTTAGAACTTCCACTGAAGATGCTGAAAAAATTAAGGTGAAGCATGGACATGCCTATTATGATTATGCTTCTGAAGATGAAGTGTTTAGTGTACCTATTATCGGAAGTGATCAACATCAACAGTATTCACAAGTTGAGCTTTCTGAAATTATTGAGCCTAGGTTAGAGGAGATATTTGATCTTGTACACTATGAATTAAATCGTCTAGGAATCCGTGATTTACCAGGAGGCATCGTTTTAACAGGTGGTGTAGCTAATATTCAAGGAATACTAGAACTAGCCCAAGAAATGTTCCAAAATAGTGTTAGGGTAGCAATACCGGATTATATAGGCGTTCGTGAGCCACAGTATACTACTGCCATCGGTTTGATTCAATTTGCTTACAAGAGTGCTAGATTACAAGGGAGAAAAGTAAGTGCTGTCCCAGAGCCTGTTATGGCCCAAGAAGTTAGAACTCAGAAGGAGCAGCAACCAAACCAAAAGGCAAAACCTGAGAAAAAGCCAGAAGATAAATTCACTTCAAAAGTGAAGAGATTCTTTGGATACTTTTTTGATGAGTAGTCATCAGAGTGGAATAACGACGAATTAGGAGGATTTGTCATGTTAGAGTTTGATACAAGTATAGATTCATTAGCGACGATAAAAGTAATTGGTGTAGGTGGTGGCGGTAACAACGCCGTTAACCGTATGATTGAACACGGTGTTCAAGGTGTAGAATTTATTGCAGTGAATACAGACGCTCAAGCATTAAATCTTTCAAAAGCTGAAATAAAGATGCAAATTGGCGCTAAACTCACACGAGGTCTAGGTGCAGGTGCAAATCCTGAAGTTGGAAAAAAAGCAGCGGAAGAAAGTAAAGAGCAAATAGAAGAAGCTCTACGCGGTGCTGATATGGTATTTGTGACAGCTGGTATGGGCGGGGGGACTGGAACTGGTGCAGCTCCAGTAATAGCTCAAATCGCCAAAGATTTAGGTGCTTTAACAGTTGGTGTTGTCACAAGACCTTTTACCTTTGAAGGTCGAAAGCGTGCGAATCAAGCAGGTGGCGGAATTTCATCCATGAAAGAATCAGTGGATACTTTAATCGTGATTCCGAATGATCGTTTACTAGAAATTGTTGATAAAAGCACTCCAATGCTTGAAGCATTTAGAGAAGCAGATAATGTACTTCGTCAAGGGGTCCAAGGGATTTCTGATTTGATTGCTGTCCCTGGATTAATTAATCTAGACTTTGCAGATGTTAAAACAATTATGTCTAATAAAGGATCAGCTCTTATGGGAATTGGGGTAGCTTCAGGAGAAAATCGTGCCGCAGAAGCTGCCAAAAAGGCCATTTCAAGTCCATTATTAGAAACATCCATCGATGGTGCACAAGGTGTTCTCATGAATATTACTGGTGGCACAAACTTGAGTCTTTA from Oikeobacillus pervagus includes these protein-coding regions:
- the murD gene encoding UDP-N-acetylmuramoyl-L-alanine--D-glutamate ligase yields the protein MKTITKFQHKKVLVLGLAKSGVSAASLLHNLGAFVTVNDRKPLSENPEAQNLLEQGIKVICGCHPIELLDEGFEFIVKNPGIPYSNPLVDGAIKKGIPIYTEVELAYLISDAPIIGITGTNGKTTTTTLIHEILTTDQQDALIAGNIGKVASQVVQEAKEDSVVVMELSSFQLMGVDEFCPHIAVWTNLYDAHLDYHGTKEEYAKAKANMIKKQTPEDFLIVNGDQEELIELISPSKAQKIYFSTKKKDEDGAYVENGELYFQGEKIMKVSDIVLPGAHNLENILAAVAAVKLSGVRNESIRKVLTSFSGVKHRTQFVRELHGRKFYNDSKATNTLATKVALSAFCQPTILLAGGLDRGNGFDDLIPYFDHVKALITFGETAPKLIETAKRAGLKIIQHVDTVEQAVPEAFKHSEAGDIILLSPACASWDQFKTFEQRGDIFIDAVHKLD
- the spoVE gene encoding stage V sporulation protein E, coding for MALIKLSEVLILPYKKSTPDFILIFLTLGLLAIGLIMVYSASAIWADYKFDDSFFFAKRQLFFAGVGVIAMFMIMNMEYWTWRSWAKVIMIICFCLLILVLIPGIGMVRNGSRSWIGVGAFSIQPSEFMKLAMIVFLAKYLSERQKYITSFKKGLLPTLGIVFSAFGIIMLQPDLGTGTVMVGTCIIMIFISGARISHFVGLGLIGVLGFVGLVISAPYRIKRITSFLDPWSDPLGSGFQIIQSLYAIGPGGLFGLGLGESRQKFFYLPEPQTDFIFAILAEELGFIGGSVVLLLFALLLWRGIRIALGAPDLYGSFLAVGIISMVAIQVMINIGVVTGLIPVTGITLPFLSYGGSSLTLMLMAMGVLLNVSRYSRY
- the murG gene encoding undecaprenyldiphospho-muramoylpentapeptide beta-N-acetylglucosaminyltransferase, with product MKIVVSGGGTGGHIYPALALIRTIQKKHPNTSFLYIGTEKGLEANLVPREGVPFRSIHITGFKRSLSFENVKTVLRFIKGVKKCKKMLKEFKPDVVIGTGGYVCGPVVYAAAKLKIPTIVHEQNSVPGLTNKFLSRYVNKVAICFESAKEFFPKEKIVLTGNPRASEVAHTKKTGILTSFGLKENVPTVLIFGGSRGARPINEAVVKSLMNFSKKPYQVIYVTGDVHFNEVQKEVELAGTPQNVVIQPFIHNMPEVLAEMDLVISRAGATTLAELTALGIPSILVPSPYVTNNHQEKNARTLTDKGAAVMMIEKELTPQKLVTELDQVLMDKEKLLSMKEASFKLGIRDASERLFSLMNELVKKA
- a CDS encoding cell division protein FtsQ/DivIB, with translation MEKGKVVSIEDRIPKLKQQKKKKTNRRLLLLLSIFFLLILTVVYFQSPLSHIRKISVSGNVMIPKDAIIKITGIKKGMSIWELDREVIESQLKEKHEIRDAKVKVSFPNSVKIIVREQKRLAYISDGTSFRPVLENGKVVDHPVSTISVQAPVLYSFKNGKILKEMMTSLNQIPTEIVNAISEIHYSPKKTDKYHIKLYMNDGFEVTATLRTFAEKMIYYPSIISQLDPHVKGVIDLEVGSYFKAYEVEGDSQNEE
- a CDS encoding DUF881 domain-containing protein, with the protein product MKNDQKKGNKVFLSLVTFVLGFMLAYSYNIAKEEENFDEKNRKDFEWKEENQLRNQLINQQEKNSALQEELYGKQEKVRDYEQKLSHEKEIFFNLAEDADKYRMYLGKVKVKGRGIKVTLEDEEYNPNVDNVNKYIVHEQHIFKVVNELKISGASAIAINGQRLKHNSYIICNGPVITIDGNEYPAPFEISAIGDPDVMESALNIVGGVKDQLVNDHIVFTMEKKSELVFKPIVGERQR
- a CDS encoding DUF881 domain-containing protein, which translates into the protein MKKKKTIISFTIITLIIGFMLAILYQSVQSYQEKRDTRDIWELREELTKEKQNQSNLLNEIRSIEAKLKKYEHQEKESGEEILRETLAELKKETGLTEVKGPGIIISVEPVEEEILLGKKIEDISPSLLTRLVNELNMYEAEYISIAGERIVNSTVIRDINGETKINGESIGTGPFKVHVIVKDAKKAERLYNHMKVSKSVDEFFVENFRVNISEPNPEVVIPAYSKSIRIKEMQPVKE
- a CDS encoding small basic family protein, coding for MWLPILSLIIGVLVGLFSNYTIPTEYSNYLSIAVLAALDTLFGGIRAYLQNIYDQKVFVSGFFFNIMLAASLAFLGVHLGVDLYLAAIFAFGVRLFQNIAVIRRILLSKWTENQEKS
- the ftsA gene encoding cell division protein FtsA; its protein translation is MNSNEIFVSLDIGTSTVKVIIGEMVNDVLNIIGVGNVKSEGIRKGSVVDIDETVQSIQKAIEQAERMVGMEIKQVIVGIAGNHAMLQPCNGVVAVSSENKEITDDDVARVMDACQVISIPQDREIINIIPKQFIVDGLDEINDPRGMIGVRLEMEGILITGLKTMLHNTLRCVERAGLEITEIVFQPLAAGTVALSKDEKNLGSALIDIGGGSTTVTVFEHGFIKAATVLPVGGDHLTKDLSIGLRTSTEDAEKIKVKHGHAYYDYASEDEVFSVPIIGSDQHQQYSQVELSEIIEPRLEEIFDLVHYELNRLGIRDLPGGIVLTGGVANIQGILELAQEMFQNSVRVAIPDYIGVREPQYTTAIGLIQFAYKSARLQGRKVSAVPEPVMAQEVRTQKEQQPNQKAKPEKKPEDKFTSKVKRFFGYFFDE
- the ftsZ gene encoding cell division protein FtsZ, with amino-acid sequence MLEFDTSIDSLATIKVIGVGGGGNNAVNRMIEHGVQGVEFIAVNTDAQALNLSKAEIKMQIGAKLTRGLGAGANPEVGKKAAEESKEQIEEALRGADMVFVTAGMGGGTGTGAAPVIAQIAKDLGALTVGVVTRPFTFEGRKRANQAGGGISSMKESVDTLIVIPNDRLLEIVDKSTPMLEAFREADNVLRQGVQGISDLIAVPGLINLDFADVKTIMSNKGSALMGIGVASGENRAAEAAKKAISSPLLETSIDGAQGVLMNITGGTNLSLYEVQEAADIVASASDQEVNMIFGSVINDDLKDEIVVTVIATGFNEEVLQTVKQVRPGLGQSKQNTSASTNGKREQMKREEASQNEMPSSRPASSQPIEETLDIPTFLRNRNRRR